A window of Candidatus Hydrogenedentota bacterium genomic DNA:
TGCTGACGACCGTGTACCGCCGGCTGGGAGGAAATGAGCCGCCGCCCGCGCCGGAACTGGTGCTTCCGGAGAACGTGTCCATCATGCACACCCCGCTCTTGTTCTTGTGGAACGCCGTGACGGATCCAGACGGCGTGACATACCGGATCGAGGTGGACGAGGACGGGGATTTCGGTTCGGGCGCGATTATTCGCGACAACCTCGAATCGTCATACATCGTGCTGGGGCCGGACGACGGGATCCTCGATTTACGCACCTACTATTGGCGGGTGTACGCGGTGGACGGTTTCGGGGCGCGTTCGGCGGACGGGGCGGTGTGGAATTTCACCGTCGAGAATGTGAACCCCGAAACGCCCGGCACGCTGATGGTTAAAATCCGCGATACCCGCGGCAATCCGGTTTCCGATGCGACGGTTCAGGTGGCCGGCCAGGCTGAGCCGGCCAAATCGAATACGCCGGGAAATTACTATAAGAGTTTGGGCCCGAGCGTCTACAGCGTTCAAATCGCGAAGACGGGCTACGCTCCCGTCGAGTTGGTCAATGTGGGCATCACGAGCGGCAATATTACGGAACGGACGGTGGAACTGCTCTCCAACGAATGGAACGAGTGGGCGTCGCAACCGCGTTCGCACAAGGGCTACACGGGGACGAATTACACGTTTTCCGTGACACCCGCGTGCGGTCCGGGTCTGCTGACGTTCCAATGGAAATGGGACGACGGTGTCAATCACCTGCCGCTGGACGGCCCAACCACGCAGACGTGGACGTTGACCAATTTGACAGTGGCGAACAACGGCGAATACTGGTGCGTGGCGACCTACGAGGGTACGCCGCACGAGAGTGCGCATGCCATGCTCGAAGTGGCCGACCATCTGGAGATTGCGGCGCATCCGGCGGGCGGTACGGTGAACGCAGGCGAATCGTTTGCGTTCAGCGTCCAGACGACGGGCGGATTTCCGCCGTTGCATTACGAGTGGCGCAAGAACGGCCAGATATTGCCCGGCGCGCCCAACGCGAACACCCTGGAAATCCCGTATATGTCGCCGTCCGACGCGGGGACATACACCGTGATCGTGAACGATTCCAACGGCGATGTTCGCACGTCCAATGCGGCCAATCTGACGGTTTCCGGCGGCGAAACGCTGCCCGTCGCGGGCGGATGGGCGCTGCTGGCGCTGGTTTCGTTCCTTGCGGTTGCCGGCGTGAAGGCGTCGGGCAGAGGAAAAAAATAGTTTGGCGGGATCAAACGAATGAGAGGAGCAACGGCCATGAGTTGTCCATTGACGCGGCGCCAGTTTCTGGGTACGACGGCGGCGGGAAGCATCCTGCTTGCGGCTCAACCGGGAGTTTCGTCTTCCTTGGGCGCAAGCGAGGAAGGTTGGCCCGAAATGCCGCCGGTGAGGATCCACAAGGTTTTCGTGGGGCGAACGGGCGATATCTATATGTCGCGACCGACCGAGGAAATCGGCAAACTCAACGAATATCTGGCCGGGGTCGAGAAAAAAATCGGCGGGATCCAGTTTACCGGTGGTGATTTGATTCCGCCCGCCGAGGCGGCGTCCGTTCTTGCGAACATTTCCGGCGCCGACGGGGTGATGCTGTTTCATCTCAGCGGTCACGGCGGCGGTTCTCCCGGGGAAGCGATGGATCAGATCGTGAACATGGACATTCAGACAGCCGTTTTTTCGCAGCCGTTCAGCGGGCACGGGTGGATGTACTTCCCGCGTTGGCAGAAGGCCGGCAAGAAGGTGGTCCTGCTTCCCACAAGCGATTGGAGCGAACTGGATCGCGTGGCGGGGCTGATGCGCGTCGCGCCCCGGTTGCGCCAGACGAAGATCCTGGTGGTGCGCGGCCCGATGGGCACAGCTCCCGCCTGTTCAGCCGAGCAGGTCAAGGCGCGTTGGGGAATCGAGATGGTGCCCATAAGCGTAGAGGAAACGCTCGAGGCGCATCGCTCCATCGATCTCGCCGCCGCCGAAGCCGAGGCCGAACGATACTGGATGGGCTGCGCCAAACAGATTGTCGAACCCACGCGGGACGAGATCGTAAACGCGTCCCGGTTTTATCTTGCCCTGAAAAAACTGATGCTGGACCACGGCGCCCGGGCCGTGACCAGCTCGAATTGCATGGGCGAGCCCGCCAAGGGGTGTTTCGCCTTCAGCAAACTCAACGATCTGGGACTCGTGGGCACGTGCGAAGGCGACATGGATTCGACCCTGACGATGCTGATGTTCCAGTATGCTTTCGATGTGCCCGGATTCGTCAGCGATCCCGTGTTCGACACGGCCCGGAACGCCCTTATCCATTTTCATTGCACCTGCGCCACGAAGATGGATGGATGCAGGGGCGAGCGATTGCCGTTCAGCATCCGCACGCAGACCGACAGCGGGCGCGGCGTGGCGCTGGACGTCGAGATGCGCGTCGGCCAGCCGGTCACCTGCGGAAAGTTCATCAATCTTGACACCATGCTGATCTCGACCGGGAAGATTACCGAAGTCACCCACGATGCGCTTGCGTGCCGCACCCAATTCGTCACGGAAGTACCCGATGCCCGGAAAATGTTCCTGAACTGGGGCGGCGGAGTGCTCGAGGGCGACGTCATGACGCTCCTGCATCGCGTAGTGTGCTATGGCGATCGCCTCCAGAGCATGCGGGATCTGGGTTCTTTGATGGGATTTCGCGTCGTCGAGGAAGCGTGACCCTTTGTGACTCGTGCAGCCCCCCTCTTGGCGCGGGCGGTGAACGATCGGACGGATCCGCCGGATGCGGCGGATCGCATTCTGTTTGCGCGAGCGCGGGGGGGTCTGTTATTTTCCCAATCAGGACAACGTGGGATCGGTTATGCGCATTGACATTGCAGCCCAGTCCGATGTCGGACGGCACAAGCGAAACAACGAGGATTTTTACGGGGTCTTCCGTGAAGACACGCCCGGTTTGCGTTTGTTCAAGGAAGGCGCGCTACTGTGCGTGGCGGACGGACTGGGGGGCCACGTAGGCGGCGAGATCGCAAGCAAATTGGCCGTGTCGCTGTTGAAGGACACATTGCAGTTGGATCCGCCGGATCCCGATGAAACAGCGGACGAGACCAAGGATTCGCCCTATTTGGAAGTGCTCCGCGGTGGCATCCGAAAGGCCAACGACAGCATCCATGCCACCAATAAGGAATTGGTGCGCGGGAGCCGTCCGATGGGTACGACGTTGCTGGCGGCGCTGGTCGAACCCAAGAAGGTGCATATCGCCAACGTGGGCGATTCGCGCTGCTACCACATCCGGGACGGCGAAATCCTGGCCAAGACCGAAGACCATTCATGGGTGGACGAACAGGTCAAACTCGGGTTGATGTCGCGCGCCGAGGCCGAATCCGACCGGCGCCGCAACATCGTCACCCGGTGCATCGGCACGCATCCCGAAGTCGAAATTGATTCCTACATTTGGCACGTGGTGCCCGGCGATGTCCTCATGTTGTGCAGCGACGGTCTAATCAACATGGTCAAGGAATCCGAAATCAAGGAGGAATTCCGCCGCGGCGGATCCTCGGCCGACATAGCCCACCGCCTGATCGACCGCGCCAATGAGAACGGCGGCAAGGACAACATTACCGTTATCGTCGCGCGAATTAGTCCCACGGTGGGCCAGCGATTCAAGGCGTTTTTCCGCAGCCACGGCATGAAACTGCTTTGGTCGCTGGCGACGCTGGCGTTCGGCGCGGCCTGCTTCGCCGCCGGGTATTGGCTGCGCGGCGTTAAATTCTGAATGAATGGCCGTTTTGGCTCTCATGGAGTCTGTTCGATGAATCATCCGCTTGCCGGCTGGAAAGACAAGATTCTGTTTACACCGGGTCCGCTGACCACCAGCCGGACGGTCAAACAGGCCATGCTGCGCGATTTGGGATCGCGCGACTTCGAGTTCATCGCAACGGTCCGCGCCATCCGGGAACGGCTGGTCGCTTTGGCCGGCGCAAAACCGGGCGAATACGAGGCGATACCCTTGCAGGGCAGTGGGACCTATGCCGTCGAGGCCGTCTTGACCTCGACCGTACCCCACGACGGCAAGGTGCTGGTCGTCATCAACGGCGCCTATGGACAGCGGATGGTTCGAATCTGCGCCGTGGCCGGCGTGGCGTGTTGCTCCATCGAATTTTCCGAAGATACCGTGCCGGACTTGCATCGCGTGGAGCAGACGCTTTCCGGGGATCCCGCCATCACCCATCTGGCCATTGTGCATTGCGAAACGACCACGGGCATCATGAACCCAATCCGGCAGGCCGGCGAGTTGGCCCACCGGTACGGCAAGCGCTATTTCGTGGATGCGATGAGCAGTTTCGGCGCTGTGCCGATCGACGCGCCCGCATGCGAAATAGACTATCTTGTGTCCTCCGCGAACAAGTGCATCGAGGGCGTGCCGGGTTTTGGATTCGTGATTGCGCGGCGGAAGAGCCTGCTCGAAACCGAGGGCTGTGCGCGAAGCCTGAGCCTCGATCTCCTGAACCAGTGGCGCGGTCTCGAAGCCAACGGACAGTTTCGGTTCACCCCGCCCACGCATGCCCTGCTCGCCTTCCATCAGGCGCTGGCCGAACTGGAGGCGGAGGGCGGCGTGACCGGGCGTGCGGCGCGGTATGCCGCCAACCACCGCGCGCTGATCGAAGGCATGCGCGCGATGGGATTCGAGGAGTATCTCGCGCCCGAACTGCAAGGCCCCATCATTACCTCGTTTCGCTATCCGAAACACCCCAATTTCACCTTCGAGGAATTCTACCGGAGGCTGAACGAGCGCGACTACGTGATTTATCCGGGAAAAGTCAGCAACGCCGACTGTTTCCGCATCGGCCACATCGGCCGCATCTTCGAAGCCGACATCCGCGCCCTGTTGGCCGCCATCCGCGAAACCATGGCGGACATGGGGATCGAATTGCCCTTGGGAAAATAAATAGGAAAAGAGGGACTGTGCATGGAATTCTATTTTCAGCGTTCGTATCGGGGGCCGTTGAAGGCTGTCATCCTCGATTGGGCCGGGACGACGATGGATTTCGGGTGCCTGGCGCCCGCCGTGGTGTTTCGCGAAATCTACCGGCGTTTCGGCGTCGAAATCTCGATGGAACAGGCGCGTGAACCAATGGGCGCCCACAAACGAGTCCACATCGCCCAAATCGCGCAAATGGAAGCCGTCAGAGGAAAATGGCAGGAAGTCCACGGCGCGCCGCCCACGGACGACGATGTCGAGCAGATGTTTCAGGCATTCATTCCCGCGCAGTTGAAGGTTCTCGCAGACTATGCCGACCTCGTACCGGGGTGCCTCGATGCGATTGCGGCGTTCCGCGCCCGCGGACTCAAGATCGGTTCGACGACCGGCTACACCCGCGAGATGATGGACCTGCTCCAGGCGGAGGCCGCGAAACGCGGCTATACGCCGGACGCGACCGTCTGCGCAACGGACGTGCCGGCGGGACGACCCGAACCATGGATGTGCCTCATGAACGCGATGCGCCTCGGCATTTATCCGATGGAAGCCATCGTGAAAGTGGGCGATACGCTGCCGGATATTTACGAGGGACTCAACGCGGGCATGTGGACCATCGGACTCGCCATGACGGGCAACGAGGTCGGCGTGTCGCTCGAAGAACTCGACGCCATGGAACCGAAACTCAAGGCGGCCAAACGGCAACGCGCCTATTCGCGCATGGCGCAGGCCGGCGCGCACTACGTTGTTGACGGCATCGCCGACGTGCCGCCGCTGCTCGATGCCATCAACGAACGCCTCGCGCGCGGTGAGCGCCCCTGAAATCGCATTGAACGACCACAGGGAAGACAATGAACAAAAGGACATAAAAGACGCAAAGGACAAAAAGGACAGTCTCGCAATGGACGAGGACTGCCGCATGAACGGCGGCGGCCGAACATGGGTTGGCGGAAAAAAGGAATGGCGGCACAGTGAAAACGGCAACAAAATATTTGTGGTTCAACACGAAACAGCAGCGTGAATACATCAATATCACCGATACCGTCCAGGAGATCGTGGACAAAAGCGGCATTCGCGAGGGAATGGCGCTGGTCAGCGCGATGCACATTACCGCCGGGGTTTATGTGAACGACGCCGAGTCGGGACTCATCAAGGACATAGACGAATGGCTCGAGCGTCTCGCGCCGTTCGACCCGAATTACCGGCATCACGGCACGGGGGAGACAAACGGCGACGCACACCTCAAAAGCCTGCTCATCCACCACGAGGTCATCGTGCCCGTCACGGAGGGAAGACTCGATCTGGGGCCGTGGCAGCAAATCTACTACGCCGAATTCGACGGACGCCGCCGGAAACGACTGGTCGTAAAAATCATGGGCGAATAAGAGACGATCAGACGGCGTACCCAAAAATCAGAATGATTTCCCCATCCAGCACGGAAAATGGTATAATTATACTGCTTACACGGTACGCA
This region includes:
- a CDS encoding protein phosphatase 2C domain-containing protein, whose product is MRRIAFCLRERGGVCYFPNQDNVGSVMRIDIAAQSDVGRHKRNNEDFYGVFREDTPGLRLFKEGALLCVADGLGGHVGGEIASKLAVSLLKDTLQLDPPDPDETADETKDSPYLEVLRGGIRKANDSIHATNKELVRGSRPMGTTLLAALVEPKKVHIANVGDSRCYHIRDGEILAKTEDHSWVDEQVKLGLMSRAEAESDRRRNIVTRCIGTHPEVEIDSYIWHVVPGDVLMLCSDGLINMVKESEIKEEFRRGGSSADIAHRLIDRANENGGKDNITVIVARISPTVGQRFKAFFRSHGMKLLWSLATLAFGAACFAAGYWLRGVKF
- a CDS encoding 2-aminoethylphosphonate--pyruvate transaminase, whose product is MNHPLAGWKDKILFTPGPLTTSRTVKQAMLRDLGSRDFEFIATVRAIRERLVALAGAKPGEYEAIPLQGSGTYAVEAVLTSTVPHDGKVLVVINGAYGQRMVRICAVAGVACCSIEFSEDTVPDLHRVEQTLSGDPAITHLAIVHCETTTGIMNPIRQAGELAHRYGKRYFVDAMSSFGAVPIDAPACEIDYLVSSANKCIEGVPGFGFVIARRKSLLETEGCARSLSLDLLNQWRGLEANGQFRFTPPTHALLAFHQALAELEAEGGVTGRAARYAANHRALIEGMRAMGFEEYLAPELQGPIITSFRYPKHPNFTFEEFYRRLNERDYVIYPGKVSNADCFRIGHIGRIFEADIRALLAAIRETMADMGIELPLGK
- a CDS encoding phosphonoacetaldehyde hydrolase, coding for MEFYFQRSYRGPLKAVILDWAGTTMDFGCLAPAVVFREIYRRFGVEISMEQAREPMGAHKRVHIAQIAQMEAVRGKWQEVHGAPPTDDDVEQMFQAFIPAQLKVLADYADLVPGCLDAIAAFRARGLKIGSTTGYTREMMDLLQAEAAKRGYTPDATVCATDVPAGRPEPWMCLMNAMRLGIYPMEAIVKVGDTLPDIYEGLNAGMWTIGLAMTGNEVGVSLEELDAMEPKLKAAKRQRAYSRMAQAGAHYVVDGIADVPPLLDAINERLARGERP
- a CDS encoding secondary thiamine-phosphate synthase enzyme YjbQ, with amino-acid sequence MKTATKYLWFNTKQQREYINITDTVQEIVDKSGIREGMALVSAMHITAGVYVNDAESGLIKDIDEWLERLAPFDPNYRHHGTGETNGDAHLKSLLIHHEVIVPVTEGRLDLGPWQQIYYAEFDGRRRKRLVVKIMGE